In a single window of the Vitis vinifera cultivar Pinot Noir 40024 chromosome 6, ASM3070453v1 genome:
- the LOC104879590 gene encoding putative GATA transcription factor 13, with the protein MDSKLHLQDDEKDAGNDSCDPSLRLDTYDNGPAQPQPNPQQYPPISSHGSSQYFHPSFPQAPNTFTGPKFLVPGYLDPMNNCFIPSPTAPVLPSMNSYPVGGLGQNYHPYQHMDASSSDSTKRCAHCRSAYTPMWRRGPQGPRSLCNACGLRNRKEEERKKAEDRLNQPRN; encoded by the exons ATGGATTCGAAGTTGCATCTTCAGGATGATGAAAAAGATGCAGGAAATGACTCATGTGACCCAAGTCTAAGGTTGGATACCTATGACAATGGGCCAGCCCAACCTCAACCAAATCCTCAACAGTACCCCCCTATTTCATCCCATGGTTCCTCTCAATACTTCCATCCTTCTTTCCCTCAG GCACCAAACACCTTCACTGGTCCTAAGTTTCTTGTTCCTGGCTATCTTGACCCCATGAACAACTGCTTCATTCCATCCCCCACTGCGCCTGTGCTGCCCTCCATGAATAGTTACCCTGTTGGTGGTTTGGGTCAAAACTATCATCCATATCAACATATGGATGCCAGTTCTTCTGACTCAACAAAAAGATGTGCTCACTGCAGAAGTGCTTATACCCCAATGTGGCGCCGAGGGCCACAAGGCCCCCGG TCCCTTTGCAATGCCTGCGGGCTCAGGAACAGAAAAGAAGAGGAGAGAAAGAAAGCCGAAGATCGGCTCAATCAGCCAAGAAACTAA